CTTCCACGTTGCCAACTCCTTCGAGACGCCCACGAGGAAGGTGTTCAATGTTGCCTCCGGCTTGAGACAGTCCTCGTCGCCGGTGAGCTCGATCACTTGGGGCTGGTCGAAGACCGGTCTGTCCTTTGGTATCGCCACCGAGAATGTCACGCGTTCGCGGATCGGCGCGTAACACTTCCTGAGGTAGGCCAGGTACCGCTGAAACACGAAAAAACTCTCGTCTCCGGGGGTGAAAACCGCCACCGAAATCGGTCCCGTCCATTGATGGGCGACCTGAACCAGCGAGTAGAGCTTCTCCACCGAGCTCTGCGTTGCTATCGATACTGAGTAGCTCGACGATAGCGCCGGAAACTCGGAGCCGATCACCACCGAGTCGAACATTTTGTACAACCGCCTTGCGTCCCATCGCCCAACTCGCACGTCCATCCGCAGGATGCTCGACTCCGAGGGCTGCTGATAGTCTCGTGGATCGCAAGATTGCGCCGGAGCCGGTGTCCGGACGGCCGGAGGTTTTTCTGTCAGGACACTAGGTTCTCCCGCATCGTCTGCCGGGGCTACGTAACTCGGCCCGCAGTCCTCCGACTGAAGGAGCAGCATGGTGAAGAGCATGTTCGAGAAGGTGATTATTATGACGGTAACCAAGCTGAGATTCCATGGCCGACATCCCAACTGCAATTTTAATCGGCCTGGGTCGGTATTCAAAATCtttaatttatatttgttAGAACGAAATAAATACTATGCTCCTAAGAATATTCCTGATTTTACAAACAATATTGAACAATTTATGTTTTTCTCGCATGTCAAATGTAATTCTAAGGTGTCCGCAatgtctttctctctctctctctctctcttcccctCTCTCTAACTGTCATCACTCTCGCGAAGCTTTTCCCATGAATAAGCCATTTTGGGTGGGTAATTACCTCGTCGAAAACTTCTTGCGTGAGTTGCGGAACAAAAATCTGGCTCGGAACTTTGCCAAAGTAAATCGAAAGAGGGCTTCTTCCTTCGTTGTAAATACACGTCGAGGGTAAAATTAAGGTGTTGCGTCCACAGGGGGTGAAAGTAATCGTTTGCGAATTTGCAGTAGCTGCAAAGCATTGGGAGAGGAAAATGGTTCGATATCGAAAAGCGAAATTCGGACGAAGCAATCGTTATGCAGGATTGTTAGGGCGGGTATATCAAAGATGACGCATCGGACCTCGCGATTTCTCCCAGGCCGTTCTTATCCGTTGACTTCTCCCCGGCCCTCCGAGATTTCGTAACGGGATATCAGGCTATTAATTACACGTGCAGAGCCACAGGAAGGATAGTTTATGGTCGACAGTGGCAATAGGATCGGATTACGCATCCTCTCGTAGGTACCTACTAACGACCCAATCCCCATCAGCCTTGGTCGAGATGCTTTATTGCCCGGCTGCGCCGCGGGTGTATCGCGTTccattataa
This genomic stretch from Neodiprion pinetum isolate iyNeoPine1 chromosome 6, iyNeoPine1.2, whole genome shotgun sequence harbors:
- the LOC124220918 gene encoding beta-1,4-glucuronyltransferase 1 isoform X1; the protein is MLCSYCKFANDYFHPLWTQHLNFTLDVYLQRRKKPSFDLLWQSSEPDFCSATHARSFRRGRLKLQLGCRPWNLSLVTVIIITFSNMLFTMLLLQSEDCGPSYVAPADDAGEPSVLTEKPPAVRTPAPAQSCDPRDYQQPSESSILRMDVRVGRWDARRLYKMFDSVVIGSEFPALSSSYSVSIATQSSVEKLYSLVQVAHQWTGPISVAVFTPGDESFFVFQRYLAYLRKCYAPIRERVTFSVAIPKDRPVFDQPQVIELTGDEDCLKPEATLNTFLVGVSKELATWKNRNVYPQNHLRNLARKNCQTEYVFLTDVDIIPSPNQANLLDEFLKSSQCEKCAYVIPTYEIDTRVRFPQNKTELVRIANKGLARPFHQKVFIHNQYATNFTRWSLDVLPGFGGNVDVVRSGKVYVSHEVNNFEFFYEPFYVARDTAPEHDERFMGYGYTRNTQVYEMFVAGHEFLVLTPIFTGHWGLQTKKGRPAWREKQNSMNRKLFDGFKKEVFARYNRDPLKMMKNQN